A genome region from Acipenser ruthenus chromosome 29, fAciRut3.2 maternal haplotype, whole genome shotgun sequence includes the following:
- the LOC117428395 gene encoding MRG/MORF4L-binding protein-like isoform X2 — translation MGEAEAIPADEKQADSGSSPIEESVIWSQEVEVCLFHAMLGHKPVGVNRHFHMICIRDKFSQNIGRQVPSKVIWDHLATMYDMQALHESEILPFPNSEKSFVLPDDIIQEVKEGKVGIEEETREEIKEEVEQPALVEEGLCPTLAGQEVEREQLLCETGRKGQQQRKGERQREGLK, via the exons ATGGGTGAAGCAGAAGCTATTCCTGCCGATGAAAAACAAGCGGATTCCGGCTCCAGTCCAATTGAAGAGTCGGTGATTTGGAGTCAGGAGGTAGAGGTGTGCCTGTTTCATGCCATGCTGGGCCACAAACCCGTAG GTGTAAATCGTCATTTCCACATGATCTGCATTCGGGATAAATTCAGCCAGAATATTGGGCGCCAGGTGCCGTCTAAAGTCATCTGGGATCACTTGGCGACAATGTATGACATGCAGGCGCTG CATGAATCGGAAATCTTGCCTTTCCCCAACTCTGAGAAAAGTTTTGTTCTTCCAGATGATATCATTCAGGAAGTAAAAGAAG GAAAAGTTGGAATTGAAGAAGAAACTAGAGAGGAGATCAAAGAAGAAGTGGAGCAGCCAGCATTAGTAGAAGAAG GTCTGTGTCCCACATTGGCTGGCCAGGAGGTTGAGAG GGAGCAACTGCTGTGTGAAACTGGCAGAAAAGGCCAGCAGCAAAGAAaaggagaaagacagagagaaggGCTCAAGTGA
- the LOC117428395 gene encoding MRG/MORF4L-binding protein-like isoform X1 → MGEAEAIPADEKQADSGSSPIEESVIWSQEVEVCLFHAMLGHKPVGVNRHFHMICIRDKFSQNIGRQVPSKVIWDHLATMYDMQALHESEILPFPNSEKSFVLPDDIIQEVKEGKVGIEEETREEIKEEVEQPALVEEGSNCCVKLAEKASSKEKEKDREKGSSENAAKEAADKRKRIRLTEKVLNANSNPSSPSGAKRRRT, encoded by the exons ATGGGTGAAGCAGAAGCTATTCCTGCCGATGAAAAACAAGCGGATTCCGGCTCCAGTCCAATTGAAGAGTCGGTGATTTGGAGTCAGGAGGTAGAGGTGTGCCTGTTTCATGCCATGCTGGGCCACAAACCCGTAG GTGTAAATCGTCATTTCCACATGATCTGCATTCGGGATAAATTCAGCCAGAATATTGGGCGCCAGGTGCCGTCTAAAGTCATCTGGGATCACTTGGCGACAATGTATGACATGCAGGCGCTG CATGAATCGGAAATCTTGCCTTTCCCCAACTCTGAGAAAAGTTTTGTTCTTCCAGATGATATCATTCAGGAAGTAAAAGAAG GAAAAGTTGGAATTGAAGAAGAAACTAGAGAGGAGATCAAAGAAGAAGTGGAGCAGCCAGCATTAGTAGAAGAAG GGAGCAACTGCTGTGTGAAACTGGCAGAAAAGGCCAGCAGCAAAGAAaaggagaaagacagagagaaggGCTCAAGTGAGAATGCAGCAAAGGAGGCTGCAGACAAGCGGAAGCGGATCCGACTGACTGAGAAAGTGTTGAACGCAAACAGTAACCCCTCCAGCCCGAGCGGGGCCAAGCGGCGCAGGACGTAA